In Streptomyces sp. NBC_01707, a genomic segment contains:
- a CDS encoding class I SAM-dependent methyltransferase, translating to MAPLSKLYLQLDDVELPDAIPYSQVSAWELRFLYLLGRHRLTGEGKVIELGSGGGGSTYAFALGLKENPDFDKQTNKLHAYDFFRVGKGTFASEKFFSAGVAPEDSNSFLDDFKDKLKPFIDFIELHPGDIWQTSDPEDHSPIEFLHVDIAKTARVFRCVAERFLPRLEPGSVLLHQDFASPRLPWLHYSTGLLLPYIEIAGPPIRSTLAFEVVKPIPQDVLRAIAEDSFDIEEKLKLMSDVQDVVDRDYTDGIPFKAVIELAKAYVAHYEGDHRRAWRIAEPLTSNEYLSRTRKDHFAQLEKALKEAEPKRGSSRLARLIKKVTRRA from the coding sequence GTGGCACCGCTCAGCAAGCTGTACCTCCAGCTCGACGACGTCGAACTTCCGGACGCGATCCCTTACTCCCAGGTGAGCGCATGGGAATTGCGCTTTCTTTACCTGTTGGGACGCCATCGGCTGACTGGAGAGGGCAAGGTGATCGAGCTCGGGTCGGGCGGCGGCGGATCGACGTATGCGTTCGCACTCGGGCTGAAGGAAAACCCGGACTTCGACAAGCAGACCAACAAGCTGCACGCGTACGACTTCTTCCGGGTCGGGAAGGGCACCTTCGCCTCCGAGAAATTCTTCTCGGCCGGGGTCGCGCCCGAGGACTCGAACTCCTTCCTCGACGACTTCAAGGACAAGCTGAAGCCGTTCATCGACTTCATCGAGCTGCACCCCGGCGACATCTGGCAGACGTCCGACCCCGAGGACCACAGCCCCATCGAGTTCCTGCACGTCGACATCGCCAAGACGGCGCGGGTCTTCCGCTGTGTGGCCGAGCGCTTCCTGCCCCGCCTGGAGCCGGGCTCCGTGCTGCTGCACCAGGACTTCGCCAGCCCCCGGCTGCCGTGGCTGCACTACAGCACCGGCCTGCTGCTGCCGTACATCGAGATCGCCGGGCCGCCCATCCGCTCCACACTCGCCTTCGAGGTGGTCAAGCCGATCCCACAGGACGTGCTGCGGGCCATAGCCGAGGACTCCTTCGACATCGAAGAGAAGCTGAAGCTGATGTCGGACGTCCAGGACGTCGTCGACCGGGACTACACCGACGGCATCCCGTTCAAGGCCGTCATCGAACTCGCCAAGGCCTACGTCGCCCACTACGAGGGTGACCACCGCCGGGCCTGGAGGATAGCCGAGCCGCTGACCTCGAACGAATACCTGAGCCGAACCCGCAAGGACCACTTCGCCCAACTGGAGAAGGCGCTGAAGGAGGCCGAGCCCAAGCGCGGATCTTCCCGTCTTGCCAGGCTGATCAAGAAGGTGACGCGCAGGGCGTAA
- a CDS encoding DUF6191 domain-containing protein, whose protein sequence is MEFVVLMTLPGLVILLTVLAFADQLLLRAGRAGVLPWRNAARQGQISATGFEQLHASLSPGKQNELKERQSALVMRDDEEDGAPPNRTTVDLARGTAVVRIPRADK, encoded by the coding sequence ATGGAATTCGTCGTCCTCATGACCTTGCCCGGACTGGTCATCCTGCTGACCGTGCTGGCTTTCGCCGATCAGCTGTTGTTGCGTGCCGGGCGGGCCGGCGTTCTGCCGTGGCGGAACGCGGCACGGCAGGGCCAGATCTCGGCGACCGGGTTCGAGCAGCTGCACGCGAGTCTTTCGCCGGGGAAGCAGAACGAACTCAAGGAGCGGCAGTCGGCGCTGGTGATGCGGGACGACGAGGAGGACGGGGCACCGCCGAACCGGACCACGGTGGACCTGGCGAGAGGGACCGCAGTCGTCCGGATACCGCGGGCCGACAAGTAG
- a CDS encoding YafY family protein has protein sequence MPTDSSPTARALRAIEILRTRPGVTADELAAALGVTERAARRYVEILREAGIPVESTRGRHGGYRLGRGTRLPPVVFTEHEALGLVMAVLDGQPAAAEVDDLVGAALSKVIRALPENVGRQAAALREHASAAPDRYSARPDPSLTSALVAAIAARRRVLITYRSESGNEWEAEVDPWAVVVRHGRWYLLCHSHRADAIRTYRVDRVRTVQRTARGFDPPDGLDPVAAVEENLGTGWEFPTRVVFDAPPAEVAPWIRPPMGRLEPSGDGCVLVGSTSNPSMYAQEWLASVPFPFRVDGGQELRAAVATLAARFAAALADRP, from the coding sequence GTGCCGACCGACTCCAGCCCCACCGCACGAGCTCTGCGCGCCATCGAGATCCTCCGTACCCGCCCCGGCGTGACGGCCGACGAACTCGCCGCGGCTCTGGGAGTCACGGAGCGGGCGGCGCGTCGGTATGTCGAGATCCTCAGGGAGGCGGGGATCCCCGTGGAGTCGACCCGGGGCCGCCATGGTGGGTACCGGCTCGGGCGCGGGACGAGGCTGCCTCCGGTCGTCTTCACGGAGCACGAGGCACTCGGCCTGGTCATGGCGGTCCTCGACGGCCAGCCGGCTGCCGCCGAGGTCGACGACCTCGTCGGTGCCGCCCTGAGCAAGGTCATCCGGGCACTGCCCGAGAACGTCGGCCGACAGGCGGCGGCGTTGCGAGAGCACGCGTCAGCTGCGCCCGACCGGTACTCGGCCCGTCCGGATCCCTCGCTCACCAGCGCTCTCGTCGCCGCCATCGCAGCCCGACGTCGCGTGCTGATCACGTATCGGAGTGAGTCCGGCAACGAGTGGGAGGCCGAGGTGGATCCCTGGGCGGTCGTCGTCCGCCACGGGCGCTGGTACCTCCTGTGTCACTCCCATCGCGCCGACGCGATCCGCACCTACCGGGTCGACCGCGTCCGCACGGTCCAGCGGACCGCCCGTGGGTTCGATCCGCCCGACGGTCTCGACCCGGTGGCAGCGGTGGAGGAGAACCTGGGCACCGGGTGGGAGTTCCCCACCCGCGTGGTGTTCGACGCTCCACCGGCCGAGGTGGCGCCATGGATCCGGCCTCCCATGGGGCGACTTGAACCATCGGGGGACGGGTGCGTGCTCGTCGGCAGCACGAGCAATCCGTCGATGTACGCGCAGGAGTGGTTGGCGAGCGTGCCGTTCCCCTTCCGCGTCGACGGCGGACAAGAACTCCGTGCCGCGGTCGCGACGCTCGCGGCACGTTTCGCCGCCGCCCTGGCGGACCGGCCCTGA
- a CDS encoding DinB family protein, whose amino-acid sequence MTEFREQDLTGAGFDRVSLRGATFTQVSLNEARMNAVDLTGVQVRGALFHEIRMRGVELVDVEISGELRNVVVNGVDIAPLVEAELNRRMPERARMRPDDTDGFRAAWAILERLWEGTVARARTFPEAVLHRSIDDEWSFIQTLRHLNFAGAAWVGRMILGNPSPWHRLDLPWDEAPGWDGIPWDREARPSLDEVLTVRRERQAMVRHVMESLTDERLASAVTRTEPGWPRAENFPFKECLSIVINEEWEHRLYAERDLTSLEKEN is encoded by the coding sequence GTGACCGAGTTCCGCGAGCAGGACCTCACCGGAGCAGGCTTCGACCGCGTCAGCCTCCGGGGCGCCACTTTCACCCAGGTATCCCTCAACGAAGCCCGCATGAACGCAGTTGACCTCACCGGGGTGCAGGTCCGTGGCGCCCTGTTCCACGAGATCCGCATGCGCGGCGTCGAGTTGGTCGACGTCGAGATCAGCGGCGAGCTGAGGAACGTCGTCGTGAACGGTGTCGACATCGCACCGCTCGTCGAAGCCGAACTGAACCGTCGCATGCCCGAGCGGGCGAGGATGCGCCCCGACGACACCGACGGGTTCCGTGCGGCGTGGGCAATCCTGGAGCGGCTCTGGGAGGGCACGGTCGCGCGTGCGAGGACGTTCCCCGAAGCGGTGCTCCATCGCAGCATCGACGACGAGTGGTCCTTCATCCAGACCCTGCGACACCTCAACTTCGCCGGCGCCGCCTGGGTGGGCCGAATGATTCTCGGGAACCCCTCGCCCTGGCACCGGCTGGACCTGCCGTGGGACGAGGCGCCCGGCTGGGACGGTATCCCGTGGGACCGCGAGGCGCGCCCCTCGCTCGACGAGGTGCTCACGGTCCGACGCGAACGCCAGGCGATGGTCCGCCACGTCATGGAGTCACTCACCGACGAGCGACTTGCCTCTGCGGTCACGCGCACCGAGCCCGGTTGGCCCCGCGCCGAGAACTTCCCCTTCAAGGAATGTCTCAGCATCGTCATCAACGAGGAATGGGAACACCGGCTTTATGCCGAACGTGATCTGACCTCACTGGAGAAAGAGAACTGA
- a CDS encoding IS5 family transposase, translating into MPTVPSSLFEPLWDQFSALLPDRPEFDPAHPWGCHRRRVPDRVVFRHVVDALVHGSGYERIASNECSATTIRRRVREWAHLGLATQLHAIALAAYDTMIGLNFDDLSADGCHTKAPCAGAKAGPSPVDRAKQGLKRSTLVDGSGIPLGIAAAGANRHDSKLLGPTIEAAEHQLGALPENAVIHLDSAYNGKPCRRVLDNHRLIGEIAVKGIPAPIQVGKRWVVERTQSWMNGYGKIRRCFERDGKVVDFYRYLAAAFVTVRALIRRARKHYGWSTRPATRRLR; encoded by the coding sequence GTGCCTACCGTCCCATCATCCCTGTTCGAACCGCTGTGGGACCAGTTCAGCGCGTTGCTTCCCGACCGGCCCGAGTTCGATCCGGCGCATCCATGGGGGTGCCACCGCCGCCGGGTCCCCGACCGGGTCGTCTTTCGCCACGTCGTAGACGCCCTGGTCCACGGCTCGGGTTATGAGCGGATCGCCAGCAACGAGTGCTCAGCCACTACGATCCGGCGCCGGGTCAGGGAATGGGCTCACCTCGGACTCGCCACGCAGCTGCACGCGATCGCCCTGGCCGCCTACGACACGATGATCGGCCTGAACTTCGATGACTTGTCTGCTGACGGCTGCCACACCAAGGCCCCTTGCGCCGGCGCCAAGGCCGGACCGTCACCGGTCGACCGTGCGAAGCAGGGACTCAAACGCTCCACTTTGGTCGATGGCAGCGGAATCCCGCTAGGCATTGCGGCGGCCGGCGCGAACCGGCATGACTCGAAACTGCTGGGACCGACCATCGAGGCGGCCGAACATCAGCTCGGAGCCTTGCCTGAGAACGCCGTGATCCACCTGGACTCCGCGTACAACGGGAAGCCCTGCCGCCGAGTTCTGGACAACCACCGGCTTATCGGCGAGATAGCCGTGAAAGGCATCCCGGCGCCGATCCAGGTTGGCAAGCGCTGGGTGGTCGAACGTACGCAGTCATGGATGAACGGCTACGGCAAGATCCGCAGGTGCTTCGAACGCGACGGCAAGGTCGTCGATTTCTACCGCTACCTCGCCGCCGCGTTCGTCACTGTCCGCGCGCTGATCCGCCGGGCGCGCAAGCACTACGGCTGGAGCACACGGCCAGCAACCCGCCGACTCCGCTGA
- the nadE gene encoding ammonia-dependent NAD(+) synthetase: protein MSEPASIALQQGIARDLQVAESFEAEREIERRVAFLAERLTSTGLRSLVLGISGGVDSTTTGRLCQLAVERARAAGHEARFYAMRLPYGVQADEHDAQLALSFIQADHVLTVDIKPTSDAALEASQAAGVSYRDAHHRDFVHGNIKARQRMIAQYAVAGAHDGLVVGTDHAAEAVSGFFTKFGDGAADLVPLTGLTKRRVRAVADALGAPAELVWKTPTADLETLDPGKADEDALGVTYDEIDDFLEGKPVDERAFETIVRRYGLTDHKRRLPVAP, encoded by the coding sequence GTGAGCGAGCCGGCGTCCATCGCCCTGCAGCAGGGGATCGCCCGTGACCTCCAGGTCGCCGAGAGCTTCGAGGCAGAGCGGGAGATCGAGCGCCGGGTGGCCTTCCTCGCCGAGCGACTGACCTCCACCGGTCTGCGCTCCCTCGTGCTCGGCATCAGCGGCGGCGTCGACTCCACCACCACCGGCCGGCTGTGCCAGCTCGCCGTCGAGCGGGCCCGGGCCGCCGGGCACGAGGCGCGGTTCTACGCGATGCGGCTGCCCTACGGGGTCCAGGCCGACGAGCACGACGCCCAGCTCGCGCTCTCCTTCATCCAGGCCGACCACGTGCTGACCGTGGACATCAAGCCCACGAGTGACGCCGCGCTCGAGGCCTCGCAGGCCGCCGGTGTGAGCTACCGCGACGCCCATCACCGGGACTTCGTGCACGGCAACATCAAGGCCCGGCAGCGCATGATCGCCCAGTACGCGGTGGCCGGCGCACACGACGGCCTGGTCGTCGGCACCGACCACGCCGCAGAGGCGGTCTCCGGCTTCTTCACCAAGTTCGGCGACGGTGCCGCCGACCTGGTTCCGCTGACCGGCCTGACCAAGCGCCGGGTACGTGCCGTCGCGGACGCGTTGGGCGCGCCCGCCGAGCTGGTGTGGAAGACCCCGACGGCCGACCTGGAAACCCTCGACCCGGGCAAGGCCGACGAGGACGCCCTCGGGGTCACCTATGACGAGATCGACGACTTCCTGGAAGGCAAGCCGGTGGACGAGCGGGCCTTCGAAACGATCGTCCGCCGCTACGGCCTCACCGACCACAAGCGCCGGCTGCCCGTCGCCCCCTAG
- a CDS encoding dienelactone hydrolase family protein, whose protein sequence is MTTITTRTVEYPADGLTMIGHLALPACVDRRPAVLLGPEGMGLSDVERRRADALAELGYVALAFDLHGGRYLGDPEEMLARCMPLLADPNRMRGIGHAALDVLRAEPRTDPDRIAAVGYGTGGAIGLELGRGGVSLRAIGTVNALTTGRPGEAARIRCPVWAGVGSEDPIMPPAQRDAFTAEMQAAGVDWRLVVYGGALHAFHHPPVDHPVVPGVGYHPRHAQRAWRDVVDLLAECLPVTE, encoded by the coding sequence ATGACGACGATTACCACGCGCACGGTCGAGTACCCGGCGGACGGTTTGACGATGATCGGGCACCTCGCGCTCCCGGCCTGTGTCGACCGCCGGCCCGCGGTGCTGCTCGGACCAGAGGGCATGGGGCTCAGCGACGTCGAGCGCCGCCGGGCCGATGCTCTCGCCGAGCTGGGATATGTAGCGCTGGCCTTCGATCTTCACGGCGGGCGCTATCTAGGTGACCCCGAGGAGATGCTGGCCCGTTGCATGCCGCTGCTCGCCGACCCCAACCGGATGCGGGGCATCGGCCATGCGGCGCTCGACGTGTTGCGCGCCGAACCGCGGACCGACCCCGACCGGATCGCCGCCGTCGGTTATGGCACCGGGGGCGCCATCGGGCTGGAACTCGGGCGCGGCGGCGTCAGCCTGCGCGCGATCGGGACAGTCAACGCACTGACCACAGGCCGACCGGGCGAGGCGGCGCGCATTCGCTGCCCGGTGTGGGCCGGGGTCGGGTCGGAAGACCCGATCATGCCGCCCGCGCAGCGGGACGCGTTCACCGCCGAGATGCAGGCCGCGGGCGTCGACTGGCGCCTCGTGGTCTATGGCGGCGCCTTGCACGCCTTCCACCACCCGCCGGTCGATCATCCCGTGGTCCCCGGCGTCGGCTACCATCCCCGGCACGCGCAGCGAGCCTGGCGCGATGTCGTCGACCTGCTCGCCGAGTGCCTGCCCGTGACGGAGTGA
- a CDS encoding helix-turn-helix domain-containing protein yields the protein MPGLHCHGGRGRPRLASDPLRPIGSPAMPLRTACPIAPSAAERTRLKAMAYGHKTEHRLRVRAQVVPHAARGRSDACVAQETGLHLDTVRRWRGRFAEQRTGIARAPRPSTPRPPAGVHAAAGCRGQGAGLPAARRARSAAVALVMPGTGL from the coding sequence ATGCCTGGGCTCCACTGCCACGGCGGGCGGGGAAGGCCGCGGCTTGCCAGTGATCCACTTCGGCCGATCGGCTCGCCCGCCATGCCCCTCCGCACTGCCTGTCCGATAGCCCCGAGTGCCGCCGAACGCACGCGGCTGAAGGCGATGGCCTACGGCCACAAGACCGAGCACCGGTTGCGGGTGCGTGCACAGGTGGTGCCACACGCGGCGCGCGGACGCTCCGACGCGTGTGTCGCCCAGGAGACGGGGCTGCACCTGGACACCGTGCGCCGCTGGCGTGGCCGGTTCGCCGAACAGCGAACAGGGATTGCCCGGGCTCCGAGACCGTCAACGCCGCGGCCGCCCGCCGGTGTTCACGCCGCTGCAGGTTGCCGAGGTCAAGGCGCTGGCCTGCCGGCTGCCCGCCGAGCGCGGAGTGCCGCTGTCGCGCTGGTCATGCCCGGAACTGGCCTATGA
- a CDS encoding Lrp/AsnC family transcriptional regulator — translation MDDIDRQLIALLQRDATQSYAVLGKAVGLSAGASHERVRKLREQGVIRATTVDVDPATLDRAVLAFVLVDSTAWMGDRAEDFAAVPEIQEAHVIAGSAAVLVKVRTATTERLQDVLRRLYAIDGVSGTQATVVLETFFERPLDAG, via the coding sequence GTGGATGACATCGACCGTCAGCTGATTGCGCTGCTCCAGCGGGACGCCACCCAGTCGTATGCCGTGCTGGGCAAGGCGGTCGGCCTGTCAGCGGGTGCCTCGCACGAGCGCGTACGCAAGCTGCGGGAACAGGGAGTCATCCGGGCCACGACGGTCGATGTCGACCCCGCGACGCTGGACCGCGCAGTCCTCGCCTTCGTGCTGGTCGATTCGACGGCGTGGATGGGCGACCGTGCCGAGGACTTCGCCGCCGTGCCGGAGATTCAGGAGGCGCACGTCATCGCAGGCAGCGCGGCTGTCCTGGTGAAGGTGCGCACCGCGACCACCGAGCGGCTCCAGGACGTGCTGCGGCGCCTGTACGCGATCGACGGGGTCAGCGGGACGCAGGCAACGGTGGTTCTGGAGACCTTCTTCGAACGGCCGTTGGACGCAGGTTAG
- a CDS encoding alpha/beta fold hydrolase, giving the protein MDILLIAGLWLDGSAWDDVVPTLESLGHRPVPLTLPGQGDGAASATLDDQVAAVLAAIDAAPEKPMVVGHSAACTLAWLAADARPEKVAEVVLIGGFPAADGEPYADLFEAKDGVMPFPGWGPFEGPDSADLDEEARRSIAAAAIPVPTGVTKGLVRLVDERRFDVPVVLVCPEFTPAQAQEWIGAGDVPELAKANHVDFVDIDSGHWPMVTKPTELARLLGS; this is encoded by the coding sequence ATGGACATCCTGCTCATCGCCGGCCTGTGGCTCGACGGATCCGCATGGGACGATGTCGTGCCCACGCTCGAGTCACTCGGCCACCGCCCCGTGCCGCTCACCCTTCCCGGCCAGGGCGACGGAGCTGCGTCGGCCACGCTCGACGACCAGGTGGCCGCAGTGCTCGCGGCCATTGACGCGGCACCCGAAAAGCCCATGGTGGTGGGGCATTCCGCCGCCTGCACCCTGGCTTGGCTGGCCGCCGACGCGCGACCGGAGAAGGTGGCCGAAGTCGTCCTCATCGGCGGCTTCCCGGCCGCCGACGGGGAACCCTACGCCGACCTCTTCGAGGCGAAGGACGGTGTCATGCCGTTCCCCGGCTGGGGCCCGTTCGAGGGGCCGGACTCCGCCGACCTCGATGAGGAGGCCAGGCGCAGCATCGCAGCTGCCGCGATTCCGGTCCCCACAGGAGTGACCAAGGGTCTGGTGCGCCTGGTGGACGAGCGACGGTTCGACGTCCCGGTCGTACTCGTGTGCCCCGAATTCACCCCCGCCCAGGCTCAGGAGTGGATCGGCGCCGGTGACGTCCCCGAGCTCGCCAAGGCCAACCACGTCGACTTCGTGGACATCGACTCGGGCCACTGGCCGATGGTCACCAAGCCGACCGAACTGGCCCGGCTCCTGGGGTCCTGA
- a CDS encoding SDR family NAD(P)-dependent oxidoreductase, protein MISQTYLSELFSLDGRVAVVTGGSSGIGRAIAGALARAGASVVIVARKESELAATCDELAADGCRAAWVSADLSTRDGVRAAAEQAAEVFGEPDILVNSAGNNLRPPMDELGEEVWDATMAVNLEAPYLLGLRFGPGMAERGFGRIIHITSQQAHRAFVQSGAYGVSKGALESLARSQAEAWSPHGVTCNTLVPGFVMTPLNARLSSDPEKVAELAARTMVGRNGLAEDFAGAAVFLAGRASGYVTGQSIFVDGGFSVH, encoded by the coding sequence ATGATCTCGCAAACCTATCTCTCCGAGCTGTTCTCACTGGACGGCCGGGTCGCCGTGGTGACGGGTGGCAGTTCCGGTATCGGGCGAGCCATCGCCGGGGCTCTCGCGCGAGCGGGGGCGAGCGTGGTGATCGTGGCGCGCAAGGAATCGGAACTGGCCGCCACGTGCGACGAGCTGGCGGCGGACGGCTGCCGGGCGGCCTGGGTGAGCGCCGACCTGAGCACCCGCGACGGGGTGCGCGCGGCGGCGGAGCAGGCGGCGGAGGTGTTCGGCGAGCCCGACATTCTCGTCAACAGCGCCGGGAACAACCTTCGGCCGCCGATGGACGAGTTGGGCGAGGAGGTGTGGGACGCCACGATGGCGGTGAACCTGGAGGCGCCCTACTTGTTGGGCCTGCGGTTCGGGCCCGGCATGGCGGAGCGGGGCTTCGGGCGGATCATCCACATCACCTCCCAGCAGGCGCATCGGGCGTTCGTCCAGAGCGGCGCCTACGGGGTTTCCAAGGGGGCACTGGAGTCGCTGGCCCGCTCTCAGGCGGAGGCGTGGTCGCCGCACGGAGTCACCTGCAACACGTTGGTGCCCGGCTTCGTCATGACCCCGCTCAATGCGCGGTTGTCGTCCGACCCGGAGAAGGTGGCGGAGCTGGCCGCACGCACGATGGTCGGGCGCAACGGCCTGGCCGAGGACTTCGCCGGAGCGGCGGTGTTCCTGGCCGGCCGAGCCTCCGGCTACGTCACCGGGCAGTCGATCTTCGTCGACGGCGGCTTCTCGGTCCACTGA
- a CDS encoding SMP-30/gluconolactonase/LRE family protein, translated as MPADGPYEILDDRFRIERCANGDSRLEVLHTGCRWAEGPLYLPAWRQLIWSDIPNDRILRWDEATGTVGVFRTPAGHSNGNTLDRQGRLVTCEQGNRRVTRTEPDGTVTVLADRYAGKRLNSPNDSVVRSDGTIWFSDPDFGITSDYEGHRAESEIGACNVYRIDPGTGDVQLAADGFEGPNGVILSPDEKRLYVSDSRTARIHMFDIREDGTLSDGKVFAEGRGNVHFDNIRFDDEGRLWAAALDDSVHCYHPDGTLIGRLRVPEPVSNIAFGGPKNNRLFITATTSLYSLVMSVTGAPRL; from the coding sequence ATGCCCGCCGACGGCCCGTACGAGATCCTGGACGATCGCTTCCGTATCGAACGCTGTGCGAACGGCGACAGCAGGCTGGAGGTCCTGCACACCGGCTGCCGCTGGGCCGAGGGCCCGCTGTACCTCCCCGCCTGGCGCCAGCTGATCTGGAGCGACATCCCGAACGACCGCATCCTGCGCTGGGACGAGGCCACCGGCACGGTCGGCGTCTTCCGCACGCCGGCCGGCCACAGCAACGGCAACACCCTCGACCGACAGGGCCGCCTGGTCACCTGTGAGCAGGGCAACCGCCGCGTCACCCGCACCGAGCCCGACGGGACCGTGACCGTCCTCGCCGACCGGTACGCCGGCAAGCGGCTCAACAGTCCGAACGACTCCGTCGTACGCTCCGACGGCACGATCTGGTTCTCCGACCCGGACTTCGGCATCACCAGCGACTACGAGGGTCATCGCGCCGAGTCCGAGATCGGCGCGTGCAACGTGTACCGGATCGACCCCGGGACGGGGGACGTGCAGCTCGCTGCCGACGGGTTCGAGGGCCCCAACGGCGTCATCCTGTCCCCCGACGAGAAGCGACTGTACGTCTCCGACTCACGGACCGCCCGGATCCATATGTTCGACATCCGCGAGGACGGCACGCTCTCCGACGGCAAGGTCTTCGCCGAGGGCCGGGGCAACGTCCACTTCGACAACATCCGCTTCGACGACGAGGGCCGCCTGTGGGCCGCCGCCCTGGACGACAGCGTCCACTGCTACCACCCCGACGGCACCCTCATCGGCCGGCTGCGCGTGCCCGAGCCGGTCTCCAACATCGCCTTCGGCGGCCCGAAGAACAACCGCCTGTTCATCACGGCCACCACCTCCCTGTACTCGCTGGTGATGTCGGTGACCGGGGCGCCGCGCCTCTAG
- a CDS encoding antibiotic biosynthesis monooxygenase: MSVVKINVLTVPAEQRETLEKRFASRAHAVENSDGFEWFELLRPVEGTDSYLVYTRWRDEESFKAWMEGPMKAAHQGGGERPKPAASGSALWSFEVVQQAAPQVGQPQSGS, from the coding sequence ATGAGCGTCGTCAAGATCAACGTACTCACTGTCCCCGCCGAACAGCGCGAGACCCTGGAGAAGCGCTTTGCCTCGCGCGCCCACGCGGTCGAGAACTCGGACGGCTTCGAATGGTTCGAACTCCTCCGCCCTGTCGAAGGCACTGACAGCTACCTGGTGTACACGCGGTGGCGTGACGAAGAGTCCTTCAAGGCCTGGATGGAGGGACCGATGAAGGCCGCGCATCAGGGGGGTGGCGAACGGCCCAAGCCTGCCGCGAGCGGGTCGGCACTGTGGTCCTTCGAGGTCGTGCAGCAGGCCGCGCCACAAGTGGGCCAGCCGCAATCAGGATCGTGA
- a CDS encoding magnesium and cobalt transport protein CorA, producing the protein MSMVGSLRKVARLARRERPVDLSHPARSPLGSTVVNCVIYRDGVRQQAAPSVEESVARVRKRGDGFVWLGLHEPTETEFVRVAELFGLHPLAVEDAVHAHQRPKVQQYGDVLFAVFKSVAYVEHEELTATSEVVDTGEIMVFAGPDFVVTVRHGRHGSLGSLREGLEADPRQLAKGPAVVLHAIADHVVDDYLTVTDAVQGDIDQVETDVFSPHGSQSADVGRIYQLKRELLELKRAVVPLGRPLQVLTTEPMRSVDREIQAYFRDVADHLARVIEQITDFDALLDSILQAHLAQVTVKQNEDMRKITAWAAIIAVPTMVCGVYGMNFDHMPGLHWRFGYPVALAVIATACFVIHRGFKRNGWL; encoded by the coding sequence ATGTCGATGGTCGGCAGCCTGCGCAAAGTCGCCCGTCTGGCGCGGCGGGAGCGCCCTGTGGACCTCAGCCACCCGGCCCGTTCGCCGCTGGGCTCCACCGTGGTCAACTGCGTCATCTACCGCGACGGCGTCCGCCAGCAGGCGGCCCCCAGCGTCGAGGAATCCGTCGCCCGCGTACGCAAACGCGGCGACGGCTTCGTATGGCTCGGCCTGCACGAGCCCACCGAGACGGAGTTCGTGCGGGTTGCCGAGCTGTTCGGTCTGCACCCGCTCGCCGTCGAGGACGCCGTCCACGCCCACCAGCGGCCCAAGGTCCAGCAGTACGGCGACGTCCTGTTCGCCGTCTTCAAGTCGGTCGCCTACGTCGAGCACGAGGAACTGACCGCCACCAGCGAGGTGGTGGACACCGGAGAGATCATGGTCTTCGCCGGCCCCGACTTCGTGGTGACCGTACGGCACGGACGCCACGGCTCCCTGGGCTCCCTGCGCGAAGGCCTCGAAGCGGACCCACGGCAACTGGCCAAGGGACCGGCTGTTGTTCTCCACGCCATCGCCGACCACGTCGTCGACGACTATCTGACCGTCACCGATGCCGTCCAGGGCGACATCGACCAGGTCGAGACGGACGTGTTCTCACCGCACGGCTCTCAGAGCGCCGACGTCGGGCGTATCTACCAGCTCAAGCGCGAACTTCTGGAACTCAAGCGTGCCGTCGTCCCGCTCGGCCGCCCCCTCCAGGTGCTCACCACCGAGCCGATGCGCTCCGTCGACCGCGAGATACAGGCGTACTTCCGTGACGTCGCGGACCACTTGGCCCGAGTCATCGAGCAGATCACCGACTTCGACGCGCTGCTCGACTCCATCCTCCAGGCCCACCTCGCCCAGGTCACCGTCAAGCAGAACGAGGACATGCGGAAGATCACCGCCTGGGCCGCGATCATCGCCGTGCCGACGATGGTGTGTGGCGTCTACGGCATGAACTTCGATCACATGCCCGGACTGCACTGGCGCTTCGGCTACCCGGTCGCTCTCGCCGTCATCGCTACCGCTTGCTTCGTCATCCACCGGGGCTTCAAGCGCAACGGCTGGCTGTGA